One Dehalococcoidia bacterium genomic region harbors:
- a CDS encoding inositol-3-phosphate synthase codes for MGKIKVAIVGVGNCASSFVQGLHRYREAPTDELVPGLMHAEMGGYHIGDIEVVAAFDVDKTKVGKDLSEAIFAGQNNTAKFTDVPKAGLKVERGMTHDGIGKYLSGVIEKAEGPTADIVNILKEREVDVLINYLPVGSEEATKWYVEQALQAQVGVVNCIPVFIAREPYWQKRFIDAGVPIVGDDIKSQVGATITHRVLTNLFRDRGVKILRTYQLNFGGNTDFMNMLERERLESKKESKTNAVTSQLPYDLGEKNVHVGPSDYVPWLEDRKWCHIRIEGQTFGDVPLNLELKLEVWDSPNSAGVVVDAVRCAKIAKDRGISGQLDGPSAYFMKSPFNQHSDDIARDLVEEFIEQKNVPFKAEEN; via the coding sequence ATGGGAAAAATTAAAGTAGCGATTGTTGGAGTTGGAAACTGCGCCTCTTCATTTGTTCAAGGGTTGCATCGGTATCGTGAAGCTCCAACTGACGAATTGGTGCCTGGGCTGATGCACGCTGAAATGGGCGGCTATCACATTGGTGATATTGAAGTTGTAGCCGCATTCGACGTAGATAAAACCAAAGTAGGAAAAGACCTATCAGAAGCTATTTTTGCCGGGCAGAATAATACTGCAAAATTTACGGATGTTCCTAAGGCTGGATTAAAAGTAGAAAGAGGTATGACCCACGATGGTATTGGTAAATACCTGTCAGGAGTCATTGAAAAGGCTGAAGGGCCAACTGCTGATATAGTCAATATTTTAAAAGAAAGAGAAGTTGATGTTTTAATCAACTATCTTCCAGTGGGCTCTGAGGAGGCCACAAAATGGTATGTTGAGCAAGCGTTACAGGCGCAAGTGGGCGTCGTAAATTGTATTCCTGTTTTTATTGCGAGAGAACCCTATTGGCAAAAAAGGTTTATTGATGCGGGTGTGCCTATAGTCGGAGATGATATTAAATCCCAGGTGGGAGCGACAATAACGCATAGGGTTTTAACTAACCTGTTTAGAGACCGAGGCGTCAAAATCCTTAGGACGTATCAATTGAATTTTGGTGGCAATACAGATTTTATGAATATGTTGGAGAGAGAACGATTGGAGTCTAAAAAAGAATCAAAAACCAATGCTGTTACCTCCCAGTTGCCATATGATCTTGGTGAGAAAAACGTGCACGTTGGACCCAGTGATTACGTGCCTTGGCTGGAGGATCGTAAATGGTGCCATATTCGTATTGAAGGCCAAACGTTTGGAGATGTGCCGTTAAATTTGGAACTAAAATTAGAAGTTTGGGATAGTCCAAATTCTGCAGGGGTTGTTGTTGATGCAGTGCGCTGTGCAAAAATTGCGAAAGATAGAGGGATTAGTGGCCAGCTGGATGGTCCTAGTGCCTATTTCATGAAATCTCCTTTCAATCAGCATTCTGATGACATAGCAAGAGATTTGGTAGAAGAATTTATTGAACAAAAGAATGTTCCTTTTAAGGCTGAAGAAAATTGA
- the truB gene encoding tRNA pseudouridine(55) synthase TruB, whose product MTKQDIDGILIIDKPPEFTSMNVVRAIKRITHAKKAGHVGTLDPLATGVLPICLGQATRFVDYYVDDRKNYLAEIRLGFATDTYDSQGETIHQGKYEHLSIENITKTMLSFEGVILQRPPMFSALKRDGTRLYNLARAGVEIDIPLRSVVVHTITIESWNPPFLNVEISCGKGFYVRSFAHDLGLELGSYAHLSQLRRIKSGIFNIEDTIPLDELEAGNTWNEIIDTPDRGLLQMKSFNVNTLLESKFQNGQALSFLNEPLEAAHLEVRRVYSEERCFLGLAKFDRSTNSWKPEKVLTKPLLSKYA is encoded by the coding sequence ATGACGAAGCAGGATATTGACGGCATATTAATCATTGATAAGCCACCAGAATTCACCTCAATGAATGTGGTTCGTGCAATAAAAAGAATTACACATGCAAAAAAAGCTGGGCATGTTGGCACATTGGATCCATTAGCTACTGGAGTGTTGCCCATTTGCCTAGGTCAAGCTACTCGGTTTGTAGATTATTACGTTGATGATCGTAAAAATTACCTTGCAGAAATTAGATTAGGATTTGCGACGGACACTTATGATTCCCAGGGAGAAACTATTCATCAAGGGAAATACGAGCACTTATCGATCGAGAATATTACGAAAACTATGCTTTCGTTTGAAGGAGTGATACTGCAACGACCTCCCATGTTTTCCGCTTTAAAGCGAGATGGGACACGGCTTTATAATCTCGCTAGGGCTGGGGTAGAAATAGATATCCCATTGAGGAGTGTCGTGGTACATACGATTACGATTGAATCTTGGAATCCTCCTTTTCTCAATGTTGAAATTAGTTGCGGGAAAGGTTTCTATGTTCGTAGTTTTGCGCACGATTTAGGCCTTGAGCTTGGTAGCTATGCACACTTAAGTCAGCTCAGAAGGATTAAGTCAGGAATATTTAACATTGAAGATACTATTCCACTAGATGAACTTGAAGCAGGGAATACGTGGAACGAAATTATTGATACTCCCGACAGAGGATTACTGCAAATGAAATCTTTTAATGTGAATACACTACTTGAAAGTAAATTTCAGAATGGACAAGCATTATCCTTTCTGAATGAACCTTTAGAGGCAGCCCACTTAGAAGTACGTAGAGTTTACTCTGAAGAGCGCTGCTTTCTTGGGCTTGCTAAATTTGATAGATCGACAAACAGTTGGAAACCAGAAAAAGTTTTGACGAAGCCATTGTTATCAAAGTATGCGTGA
- the nusA gene encoding transcription termination factor NusA translates to MKSEFLIAVTQLAAERNLPQDMVVTAVEAALASAYRRDNAAGAQSNVRVRLEPSTGEVEVFQLKTIVEEVENELAELTLSEAKKLRKNQELAIGDVLEFEMEAAQVAGRIAAQTAKQVVIQRLREAERELVYAEFAEKEGEVYSATVQRGYGGTVTMDLNGRATAVLPPVEQAPTERYRPGMKMKVMIREVTRTQRGPEIVVSRTDAELLRRLFEMEVPEIYNGIVEIRGISREPGSRSKVAVHALQDGVDPVGACVGLRGIRIQNIVNELQGEKIDVIQWSKDMSIFASHALSPAQPLRVDLNEEEQSAVVVVPDRQLSLAIGREGQNARLAAKLTNWKIDIKSSTEIEIERMKIQIEDEVAERAAAETVSDASTKEEASIAAEIEDEAPEPIVAEVAEALDEDEAALMAELEAEALETESQPATGELSVEELLALESLDGEVSVEEEIIVEEEITVTDSMNEDDIWKVPEAIGGGPTIRFAEDILGSPSSSPRRGGTSKRRGGGNSSPRKGNRGRSRSDDGGDNSSDMPG, encoded by the coding sequence ATGAAGAGCGAGTTTCTGATTGCTGTTACACAATTAGCTGCGGAGCGGAATCTACCACAGGATATGGTGGTGACCGCTGTTGAGGCTGCATTGGCTTCTGCGTATAGAAGAGATAATGCAGCAGGTGCACAAAGTAATGTACGTGTTCGACTTGAGCCAAGCACTGGAGAAGTTGAAGTCTTTCAACTAAAGACCATAGTTGAAGAAGTAGAGAATGAATTGGCGGAATTGACACTCAGTGAAGCCAAGAAATTGCGCAAGAATCAAGAACTAGCCATAGGTGATGTTCTTGAATTTGAGATGGAAGCCGCCCAGGTGGCCGGTAGAATCGCTGCTCAAACTGCAAAGCAGGTAGTTATTCAAAGGCTCCGTGAAGCAGAGCGTGAGCTGGTCTATGCTGAATTTGCTGAAAAAGAAGGTGAAGTTTATAGCGCTACAGTTCAACGGGGCTATGGTGGAACCGTTACGATGGATCTAAATGGTCGTGCAACAGCAGTGCTTCCTCCCGTGGAACAGGCTCCTACAGAGAGATATAGACCTGGGATGAAAATGAAAGTGATGATCAGGGAAGTTACTCGTACTCAGAGAGGCCCCGAGATTGTGGTATCCAGAACTGACGCAGAGCTATTGAGACGCTTGTTTGAGATGGAAGTGCCCGAAATTTATAACGGGATCGTTGAAATTCGAGGTATCTCTCGCGAGCCGGGTTCTCGCTCGAAAGTCGCGGTACATGCTTTACAGGATGGAGTAGATCCTGTTGGGGCGTGCGTCGGCTTAAGAGGCATTCGCATCCAAAATATTGTTAATGAATTACAAGGAGAAAAAATTGATGTAATTCAATGGTCGAAAGACATGTCAATTTTTGCATCGCATGCACTTAGTCCCGCTCAACCTCTTCGAGTTGATCTGAATGAAGAAGAGCAATCTGCTGTTGTAGTGGTCCCTGATAGGCAGTTATCTCTTGCCATAGGTAGGGAAGGTCAAAATGCCAGGCTTGCTGCAAAGCTAACTAATTGGAAAATAGATATAAAGAGCTCTACTGAGATAGAGATTGAGCGGATGAAGATCCAAATTGAAGACGAAGTCGCTGAGCGAGCTGCTGCAGAGACGGTTTCTGATGCCAGCACAAAAGAGGAAGCAAGTATTGCTGCTGAAATTGAAGACGAAGCACCTGAGCCTATAGTGGCGGAGGTAGCCGAAGCACTGGACGAGGACGAGGCGGCGTTGATGGCCGAACTTGAGGCTGAGGCTTTAGAAACGGAATCGCAACCGGCTACTGGTGAATTGAGCGTTGAAGAGTTACTTGCATTGGAATCACTTGACGGTGAAGTCTCGGTAGAAGAAGAAATTATTGTAGAAGAAGAAATTACAGTTACGGACTCGATGAATGAAGATGATATTTGGAAAGTTCCAGAAGCAATCGGTGGTGGCCCTACGATAAGATTCGCTGAGGACATATTAGGTTCTCCTTCTTCCAGTCCGCGTCGAGGAGGAACATCCAAGCGCAGAGGCGGGGGTAATTCTTCCCCTCGAAAAGGGAATAGAGGCAGATCGAGATCCGATGATGGTGGAGATAATTCTTCGGATATGCCTGGATAA
- a CDS encoding YlxR family protein → MKNRQPLGRRCIVCGVKSLKNDMHRVVMSNEGKCVIDKAGTIPGRGAYICNDVNCWGAAQLNKRATIALRVHVGPSNDEELKLFANELRRFL, encoded by the coding sequence TTGAAGAACCGGCAACCATTAGGCAGAAGGTGTATTGTTTGTGGGGTAAAAAGCCTCAAAAACGATATGCACAGAGTGGTTATGAGTAATGAAGGGAAATGTGTCATTGACAAAGCTGGCACTATCCCTGGTAGAGGTGCCTATATATGCAATGATGTTAATTGCTGGGGCGCAGCCCAACTAAATAAACGGGCAACGATTGCGCTGCGGGTACATGTAGGACCCAGCAACGATGAAGAATTAAAATTGTTTGCGAATGAACTGCGTCGGTTTTTATAG
- the infB gene encoding translation initiation factor IF-2 — translation MDDEQQQEVTTTRKVTLKALPLGEAVSVGALAEKMQVDPVQVIKQLMRTGIFASINQAVDFETAAVIARPFGFAARKIEEASGLGLSGVTEDSSSSSLASRPAVVTILGHVDHGKTTLLDAIRSTNVVDKEAGGITQHIGAYQVLHNNSPITFIDTPGHEAFTAMRARGAQVTDIAILVIAADDGVMPQTSEAINHIKAAEVPIIVAINKMDSLEADPEKIRRQLAEHELLVEKWGGDVIDAEVSAKTGDGLDDLLESIELVAEMAELKADPERRGVGVVVEAELDRNRGVACTVLVQTGTLHVGDFIVVGSVRGRVKALVSDKGERVTTAGPSMPVEVLGLSELPVAGDRLIVVEDEKSARGAVEQKLRNEDLNRMKRATLEDVGSLISSGQAKELCLILKTDVQGSVDAVRQSLEQLNTTETQVRIVHSATGAITETDVLLAVASEAIIIGFNVKPDQGAQRLADHDNVQIRLYNIIYRLTEDIEKALSGLLEPETQDFVEGTAEVRAIFALGRTRKSAGCYITDGKFTRGDRARVLREGEEIFDGSIAGLKRFKDDVREVLSGYECGVSLDGFNDFIEGDIIEAHRERLV, via the coding sequence ATGGATGACGAACAACAACAAGAAGTAACCACTACCCGAAAAGTAACTTTGAAGGCCCTGCCTCTTGGAGAGGCAGTCTCCGTAGGTGCATTAGCGGAGAAGATGCAAGTCGACCCGGTTCAAGTGATTAAACAGTTAATGCGTACAGGTATTTTTGCGAGCATTAATCAGGCTGTAGATTTTGAAACTGCGGCAGTTATAGCAAGGCCATTCGGCTTCGCCGCAAGGAAAATTGAAGAAGCGTCCGGTTTAGGTCTTAGCGGTGTGACTGAAGACAGCTCATCCTCAAGCCTTGCTTCGCGTCCTGCAGTGGTGACAATTTTAGGTCATGTTGATCACGGTAAAACAACGTTGCTAGACGCAATTCGCAGTACTAATGTCGTAGATAAAGAGGCGGGAGGAATAACGCAGCACATTGGTGCTTATCAGGTACTGCATAATAACTCTCCCATCACTTTCATTGATACTCCTGGGCATGAAGCCTTTACAGCAATGCGTGCGCGTGGGGCTCAAGTGACAGATATAGCCATTCTTGTGATTGCTGCTGATGACGGTGTGATGCCTCAAACATCAGAGGCGATTAATCACATTAAAGCAGCTGAAGTCCCAATTATTGTGGCTATTAATAAGATGGATTCTCTTGAGGCTGATCCCGAAAAAATCAGGCGCCAACTTGCGGAGCATGAACTACTTGTTGAAAAGTGGGGAGGCGATGTTATTGACGCAGAAGTTTCAGCAAAGACTGGTGATGGGCTAGATGATTTGCTGGAAAGCATTGAATTAGTAGCCGAAATGGCAGAGCTTAAGGCGGACCCTGAGCGTCGCGGCGTTGGAGTAGTTGTTGAAGCAGAATTAGACCGTAATAGAGGTGTTGCTTGTACTGTTCTCGTCCAGACGGGAACTCTCCACGTAGGTGATTTTATCGTTGTTGGTTCTGTTCGAGGTAGAGTAAAGGCCCTGGTTTCAGATAAAGGCGAGAGAGTTACTACGGCGGGTCCCTCCATGCCAGTAGAAGTCCTTGGCCTGAGTGAGCTTCCAGTTGCTGGTGATCGCTTGATTGTTGTTGAAGATGAAAAATCAGCAAGGGGTGCAGTTGAACAAAAATTAAGGAATGAAGATCTCAATCGCATGAAGAGAGCTACATTAGAAGACGTGGGTTCTCTTATTTCGAGCGGGCAGGCAAAAGAATTATGCTTAATTTTGAAGACGGACGTACAAGGTAGTGTAGATGCGGTACGCCAGTCATTGGAACAGTTAAACACAACTGAAACTCAAGTGCGTATTGTTCATTCGGCAACGGGGGCGATTACGGAAACTGACGTACTGCTAGCAGTAGCTTCAGAAGCGATAATTATTGGATTTAATGTGAAGCCTGATCAAGGGGCGCAGCGATTGGCGGATCATGACAATGTTCAGATCCGGCTGTACAACATTATTTATAGATTGACTGAAGATATTGAAAAAGCTTTAAGTGGTTTGCTTGAACCTGAGACACAAGATTTTGTAGAAGGGACAGCAGAAGTCCGAGCAATTTTTGCCTTGGGTCGCACGCGTAAAAGTGCAGGGTGCTACATTACTGATGGCAAATTTACCCGAGGTGATAGGGCCAGAGTCCTCAGAGAAGGTGAAGAAATTTTTGACGGTTCAATTGCAGGGCTAAAGCGCTTTAAAGACGACGTACGTGAAGTACTTTCAGGCTATGAATGCGGAGTATCGCTTGATGGATTTAATGATTTCATTGAGGGTGACATTATTGAAGCGCATCGTGAGAGATTGGTCTAG
- the rbfA gene encoding 30S ribosome-binding factor RbfA, whose translation MVNHRNDRVASTIHREISQLLNGQLTDPRLNHIVTVSEVSLSSDFSKATIGVTVLADSQSAVEVAAGLNSASGYLRKELGTRLSLKRTPLLEFVLDTKINEGDSVLELLDTIKSEYKEDDEAGY comes from the coding sequence ATGGTTAACCATCGTAACGATCGAGTAGCAAGTACGATTCATCGTGAGATCAGCCAACTTTTGAATGGTCAACTGACCGACCCCCGGCTAAACCATATTGTTACGGTATCTGAAGTTTCTTTAAGTTCAGATTTCTCAAAAGCGACCATTGGAGTTACTGTTTTGGCAGATTCTCAATCAGCAGTTGAGGTAGCTGCAGGATTAAATTCAGCCTCTGGCTACTTGCGGAAAGAGCTAGGAACCCGACTCTCGTTGAAGCGTACGCCTCTATTGGAATTTGTTCTAGATACCAAGATTAATGAGGGTGATTCAGTATTAGAGTTGTTGGACACAATTAAGAGCGAGTACAAAGAGGATGACGAAGCAGGATATTGA